A stretch of the Hippocampus zosterae strain Florida chromosome 16, ASM2543408v3, whole genome shotgun sequence genome encodes the following:
- the LOC127587867 gene encoding claudin-7-B-like, with amino-acid sequence MANSGLQMLGFVLALLGLIGLVVGTILPQWKMSAYVGDNIITAVAMYEGLWMSCAFQSTGQIQCKVYDSILQLNSALQATRALMIVSIIVTLAGLGAACMGMKCTNCGGDDKTRKSRIAMTGGIILLIGALCAIIACSWYAHDIIQAFYNPFTPVNTKYEFGSAVFIAWAGAFLVVIGGGMLAASCPRGKSTPKYPISRPPSSTKEYV; translated from the exons atgGCCAACTCCGGTTTGCAGATGTTGGGATTCGTCCTGGCGCTTCTGGGCTTAATTGGCTTGGTAGTGGGCACAATTCTGCCCCAGTGGAAGATGTCGGCCTATGTCGGGGACAACATCATCACAGCAGTGGCTATGTACGAAGGCCTTTGGATGTCTTGTGCCTTCCAAAGCACAGGCCAGATCCAATGCAAAGTCTACGACTCCATCCTCCAGCTCAACA GTGCCCTTCAGGCAACACGGGCACTCATGATTGTGAGCATTATCGTCACGCTGGCCGGCCTGGGCGCAGCCTGCATGGGGATGAAGTGCACCAACTGTGGCGGAGATGATAAAACACGCAAGTCTCGCATTGCCATGACAGGCGGGATTATCTTACTGATTGGAG CTTTGTGCGCCATTATTGCCTGTTCTTGGTATGCTCACGATATCATCCAAGCCTTCTACAACCCTTTCACTCCAGTCAACACCAA GTATGAGTTTGGGTCGGCCGTCTTCATTGCCTGGGCTGGAGCCTTCTTGGTTGTAATCGGGGGTGGCATGCTGGCAGCTTCTTGCCCAAGAGGCAAATCTACACCAAAGTATCCCATCTCCAGACCTCCTAGCAGCACCAAGGAATATGTTTGA